Proteins from a single region of Planctomycetaceae bacterium:
- a CDS encoding glycoside hydrolase family 3 C-terminal domain-containing protein yields MKKITFVMFVLAVLSLSANGASLLSYDRQAKELLSKMTLEEKIGQMTQAENCYLKDINDISKFYLGSILSGGNADPKSGNSLDAWTNLYDTCQKQALRTRLAIPIFYGIDALHGHNNVLNAVIFPHNIGLGCTRDANLVGEIARITALEIRATGINWTFAPCVTVPQDIRWGRAYEGFSENTELVKILGQAQVRGYQGNDLSSPFSVLACAKHYIGDGGTKFGTSKHKNMLDQGDVQMSEEQLRKLFLSPYVAAVNAGVGSIMPSYSSFNGVKCSANKHLLTEILKDELGFEGFLISDYKAIKQITPDFNEAVKISINAGMDMAMEPNTYDQFFVTLKELVQNGDVPMSRIDDAVTRILRVKFAMGLMDKNKSVLADRELHKQFGIAEHRQIARQAVRQSLVLLKNGNSVLPLSKKIKRIHVGGKSADNIGNQCGGWTIDWQGQSGNVTTGGTTILQAIKNAVPDCNVTFALNASGTQGADLGIIVIGEKPYAEYYGDVAEPALDKQDVEAVVNMKKAGIPVVVILISGRPMLINNVLAQVDAFIAAWLPGTEGQGVADVLFGDYKPTGKLSFSWPKSASQIPLSEMKDKPLFEYGFGLSY; encoded by the coding sequence ATGAAAAAAATCACGTTCGTAATGTTCGTATTGGCTGTTTTAAGTTTATCCGCAAACGGCGCATCGCTTTTGAGTTATGACAGGCAGGCAAAAGAGCTGCTTTCAAAGATGACGCTCGAAGAAAAAATCGGGCAGATGACGCAGGCGGAAAACTGCTACTTAAAAGATATAAACGACATCTCTAAATTTTATCTTGGTTCGATTCTAAGCGGCGGAAACGCAGACCCCAAAAGCGGAAACAGTCTCGATGCGTGGACGAATCTTTACGATACTTGTCAGAAGCAGGCGTTGCGGACGCGACTGGCAATTCCGATTTTTTACGGTATCGATGCGCTGCATGGGCATAACAATGTTTTGAACGCGGTAATTTTTCCGCATAACATCGGGCTTGGCTGCACAAGGGATGCTAATCTTGTCGGCGAAATCGCTCGCATAACGGCTCTTGAAATTCGCGCGACAGGAATTAACTGGACTTTTGCGCCTTGTGTAACTGTTCCGCAGGATATTCGATGGGGCAGGGCTTACGAGGGTTTTTCTGAAAACACAGAGCTTGTAAAAATTCTCGGTCAGGCACAGGTTCGCGGCTATCAGGGAAACGATTTGAGCAGTCCTTTTTCCGTTCTGGCATGTGCTAAACATTACATCGGCGACGGCGGCACAAAATTCGGCACTTCAAAACATAAAAATATGCTCGATCAGGGCGATGTGCAAATGAGCGAAGAACAATTGCGTAAACTTTTTCTTTCGCCTTATGTCGCAGCAGTCAACGCGGGCGTAGGCAGTATAATGCCCTCATACAGCAGTTTCAACGGTGTTAAATGCTCTGCGAATAAACATCTGCTGACGGAAATTTTGAAAGATGAATTGGGATTCGAGGGATTTTTAATTTCTGATTACAAAGCAATCAAGCAGATAACTCCTGATTTTAACGAAGCGGTAAAAATTTCCATCAATGCAGGTATGGATATGGCAATGGAGCCGAATACGTATGACCAATTTTTTGTTACGCTTAAAGAACTGGTTCAAAATGGCGATGTTCCGATGTCTCGCATTGATGACGCGGTAACCAGAATCCTGCGGGTTAAATTCGCGATGGGGCTTATGGACAAAAACAAATCGGTACTTGCTGACAGAGAGCTGCATAAGCAATTCGGCATCGCCGAACACAGGCAAATCGCACGACAAGCGGTACGTCAGTCGCTTGTGCTGCTGAAAAATGGAAATAGTGTTCTGCCGCTTTCCAAAAAGATTAAGCGCATTCACGTTGGCGGCAAAAGCGCTGATAATATCGGAAACCAGTGCGGCGGATGGACTATTGACTGGCAGGGCCAAAGCGGGAACGTGACGACAGGCGGGACAACGATTTTGCAGGCGATTAAAAACGCTGTGCCGGATTGCAATGTAACATTCGCATTGAATGCAAGCGGTACACAAGGCGCTGACCTTGGCATTATTGTAATCGGCGAAAAACCTTACGCTGAATATTATGGCGATGTGGCCGAGCCGGCGCTTGATAAGCAGGATGTCGAGGCGGTTGTGAATATGAAAAAGGCGGGAATTCCGGTGGTCGTGATTTTAATTTCCGGCAGGCCGATGCTTATAAATAATGTATTGGCTCAAGTGGATGCTTTTATTGCTGCGTGGCTGCCTGGTACTGAAGGGCAGGGCGTTGCTGATGTTTTGTTCGGCGATTACAAGCCGACGGGCAAACTTTCGTTTAGCTGGCCGAAATCAGCATCGCAAATACCGCTTTCTGAAATGAAAGACAAGCCGCTTTTCGAATATGGGTTCGGGCTTTCATATTAA
- a CDS encoding YifB family Mg chelatase-like AAA ATPase: protein MLAKLYSVTLEGIEGIICEVEVHITRGGFEKSLVVGLPDTAVKESIERVQSAVINSGYEYPRTKSVINLAPADVKKAGPAFDLPIALGVLISTHAIESSSAKDFIIVGELALDGRVRPVNGVLSMAIAAKEKGFKSMIVPLQNVREAAVVEDLEVFGVGSLSQAATFLSGKLALESTYVDIDKVLEDASIYDVDFSDVKGQETVKRALTIAAAGGHNILMIGPPGSGKTMLAQRLATVLPKLTMTESLETTRIYSSVGQLDGKALMATRPVRTPHHTATGAALIGGGSNPRCGELSLAHNGILFLDEFAEFPRNVLEMIRQPLEEKKVTISRARGSVAFPANFMLVAATNPCPCGYFGSDQKKCKCTPNQIERYMAKISGPMLDRIDIHIEVPSVTFSKLRSREEAVSSTETRNSVLSAR, encoded by the coding sequence ATGCTGGCGAAATTGTATAGCGTAACGCTCGAGGGTATCGAAGGAATAATCTGCGAAGTCGAAGTGCATATCACGCGCGGAGGATTTGAAAAATCTCTTGTTGTCGGTCTGCCCGATACCGCTGTAAAGGAAAGCATTGAACGTGTTCAATCGGCGGTAATAAATTCAGGCTATGAATATCCGAGGACCAAAAGCGTAATCAATCTTGCGCCGGCTGATGTAAAAAAGGCCGGCCCGGCGTTCGACTTACCAATCGCTCTTGGTGTACTTATCAGTACGCATGCAATCGAAAGTTCCAGCGCGAAGGATTTTATTATTGTCGGAGAGCTTGCGCTTGACGGCAGAGTTCGGCCAGTCAACGGCGTTTTGAGTATGGCAATCGCGGCAAAAGAAAAAGGATTCAAGAGTATGATTGTGCCGCTGCAAAACGTTCGTGAGGCGGCGGTTGTCGAGGATTTGGAAGTTTTCGGAGTTGGTTCACTTTCACAGGCGGCGACGTTTCTTTCGGGCAAGCTGGCGCTGGAATCGACTTATGTTGATATCGATAAAGTGCTGGAAGACGCATCGATTTATGATGTTGATTTTTCAGATGTCAAAGGGCAGGAGACTGTCAAGCGTGCTTTGACTATTGCTGCGGCAGGCGGACATAATATTTTGATGATAGGCCCGCCGGGTTCCGGAAAGACGATGCTTGCGCAGAGACTCGCGACGGTTCTGCCGAAACTTACGATGACTGAATCGCTGGAGACGACGCGAATTTATTCTTCGGTTGGTCAGCTTGATGGTAAGGCTTTGATGGCGACAAGGCCTGTGCGAACGCCTCATCATACCGCCACTGGCGCCGCGCTTATTGGCGGCGGAAGCAATCCGCGATGCGGTGAGCTTTCGCTTGCACATAATGGAATTTTATTCCTCGATGAGTTCGCTGAATTTCCAAGAAACGTGCTTGAGATGATTCGCCAGCCTTTAGAGGAAAAGAAAGTTACAATCTCGCGTGCCAGGGGTTCGGTTGCATTCCCAGCTAATTTTATGTTGGTCGCGGCAACAAATCCGTGTCCGTGTGGATATTTCGGCTCTGACCAGAAGAAGTGTAAATGTACGCCGAACCAGATTGAGCGGTATATGGCGAAAATTTCCGGGCCGATGCTCGATAGAATCGATATTCATATCGAAGTTCCCAGCGTTACATTCAGCAAACTGCGTTCACGAGAAGAGGCTGTCAGTTCAACTGAAACACGGAACAGTGTTTTGTCGGCAAGAG
- the rsmH gene encoding 16S rRNA (cytosine(1402)-N(4))-methyltransferase RsmH, which translates to MSDNNKSENNEQQPVHRRRPRYNGTHPKTFGQKYKEHNLSAHPELRDKLRAKGKTPAGSHIPVLLEEALELLKPEPGKIMADCTLGFGGHCRAFCKRLGTTGKMVAFDMDGIEIEKTKQRLKNIETPISFQNSNFAGIEKAMREEQIEGFDIIFADLGVSSMQIDNPERGISYKNDGPLDMRLDTRIQKTAADLINTISEEEIGKSLWEYSDEPDFEQIARMIVAQRQVQPITTIAQLMRLVFAVKGLTINSFKKQQRNSKFGSLHPAARTFQALRILVNNELGSLRELLRVAPSCLKKGGRIGIISFHSGEDKLVKNSFRDGYANGIYSEFIKNAIVPKIKEVVANPRCSSAKLRIAVKA; encoded by the coding sequence ATGAGCGACAACAATAAATCTGAAAATAACGAACAGCAGCCGGTTCACCGCAGACGGCCAAGATACAACGGTACGCACCCAAAGACCTTTGGGCAAAAATATAAAGAGCACAATCTTTCCGCGCATCCCGAACTTCGTGATAAATTGAGAGCAAAAGGTAAAACGCCCGCCGGTTCGCATATACCGGTATTATTAGAAGAAGCACTGGAACTGCTCAAACCGGAACCGGGGAAGATTATGGCCGATTGCACACTCGGCTTCGGCGGACACTGCCGGGCATTCTGCAAACGCCTCGGCACAACCGGAAAAATGGTTGCGTTCGATATGGACGGCATAGAAATTGAAAAAACCAAACAGCGGCTCAAGAATATTGAAACGCCGATAAGTTTTCAAAACAGTAATTTCGCCGGCATTGAAAAAGCAATGCGAGAAGAGCAAATCGAAGGCTTCGATATTATTTTCGCCGACCTCGGCGTTTCAAGTATGCAAATCGATAATCCGGAACGCGGCATAAGTTACAAAAACGATGGCCCGCTGGATATGCGGCTGGATACGCGAATTCAAAAAACCGCCGCGGATTTAATTAACACCATCAGCGAAGAAGAAATCGGCAAATCGCTGTGGGAATATTCCGACGAGCCGGACTTCGAACAAATCGCCAGAATGATTGTCGCGCAAAGACAGGTTCAGCCGATTACAACAATCGCACAGCTTATGCGTCTTGTCTTTGCGGTTAAGGGCCTGACAATCAACAGCTTCAAAAAACAGCAGCGAAATTCAAAGTTCGGTTCACTGCACCCGGCGGCAAGAACGTTTCAGGCACTTAGAATACTCGTGAACAATGAACTCGGCTCACTTAGAGAACTTTTAAGAGTTGCGCCGAGCTGTCTGAAAAAAGGCGGCCGAATCGGAATCATAAGTTTCCATAGCGGTGAAGATAAACTTGTCAAAAATTCGTTCCGAGACGGATACGCCAACGGCATCTATTCAGAATTTATAAAAAATGCCATCGTTCCCAAAATAAAAGAAGTCGTGGCCAATCCAAGATGCTCGTCAGCAAAACTGCGCATTGCAGTAAAAGCATAA
- a CDS encoding anion permease, whose product MEARTLAVILFISAYILFVLLPAKRTIVAITAAWLVVIAGALTLKQAFWAINWNVMGIFVGTLIVADVFMKSRVPAWLAEVIVNKSKNTAWAIMFICMLTGFISAFVENVATVLIVAPIALEIAKKLKINPVNMMVGIAISSNLQGTATLIGDPPSMLLGGFAKMNFFDFFFYHGRPSIFFAVELGALASFFVLYSFFKFHKHKTEVIAVEKVKSWIPTKFLAWLIVALAMSSFFDTGFSFLAGIICMVFGVVCLAWDKRVNNESVIKSIKALDWDTTLFLVGIFILVGAITTTGWIEIIADVLSEVVGDNIFLGYTLIVFASVFVSAFVDNVPFLAAMLPVAISMADKLNMNPSLFLFGLLIGASLGGNITPIGASANIVGCGLLKKEGYDVKFRDFAKIGLPFTLAAVTAAYLFVWFVWKNA is encoded by the coding sequence ATGGAAGCCAGAACATTAGCGGTAATTCTTTTTATTTCAGCGTATATTCTTTTTGTCTTATTGCCCGCGAAAAGAACTATTGTGGCTATTACCGCTGCCTGGCTCGTTGTTATCGCCGGCGCTCTCACACTCAAGCAGGCGTTTTGGGCAATCAACTGGAACGTGATGGGAATATTTGTCGGCACTCTAATTGTCGCCGATGTTTTTATGAAAAGCAGGGTGCCCGCATGGCTCGCCGAAGTTATTGTAAACAAATCCAAAAACACCGCCTGGGCGATAATGTTCATTTGTATGCTGACCGGCTTTATCTCAGCGTTTGTTGAAAACGTTGCGACGGTGCTGATTGTTGCGCCGATTGCACTGGAAATAGCGAAAAAACTGAAGATTAATCCTGTTAATATGATGGTTGGCATTGCTATTTCCAGCAACTTACAGGGAACTGCTACGCTGATTGGCGACCCGCCGAGTATGCTCTTGGGCGGCTTTGCGAAAATGAATTTCTTTGATTTCTTTTTCTATCATGGGCGACCGAGTATTTTCTTTGCTGTGGAACTTGGTGCTTTGGCGTCGTTCTTTGTGTTGTACTCATTTTTCAAATTTCATAAGCATAAAACCGAAGTCATTGCCGTTGAAAAAGTCAAGTCGTGGATACCGACAAAATTTCTTGCCTGGTTGATTGTCGCATTGGCGATGTCGAGTTTCTTTGATACAGGCTTTTCATTTTTAGCCGGAATTATTTGTATGGTTTTCGGAGTTGTCTGCCTTGCGTGGGATAAACGTGTAAATAACGAATCGGTAATCAAATCTATTAAAGCTCTCGATTGGGACACGACGTTATTTTTGGTTGGTATTTTTATTCTCGTCGGCGCAATTACGACGACAGGCTGGATTGAGATAATCGCGGATGTTTTATCTGAAGTTGTCGGCGATAATATCTTCCTGGGCTATACGCTTATTGTTTTTGCATCTGTGTTTGTTTCAGCGTTTGTCGATAACGTTCCGTTTTTGGCCGCGATGCTGCCGGTGGCGATTTCAATGGCGGACAAGCTGAATATGAATCCATCGCTGTTTCTGTTTGGTTTGCTGATAGGCGCAAGTCTTGGCGGGAATATCACGCCGATTGGAGCGTCTGCGAATATCGTTGGTTGCGGACTGCTGAAAAAAGAGGGGTACGATGTAAAGTTCAGGGACTTCGCGAAGATTGGTTTGCCGTTCACCTTGGCGGCAGTTACCGCGGCATATTTGTTTGTCTGGTTCGTCTGGAAAAACGCGTAG
- a CDS encoding multidrug effflux MFS transporter, with translation MFKLKTNKEYILFLGLLSTVSPLATDMYLPAIPTIAQAWHIGTDTASLSLVFYFVFFAAFMLVFGTMSDKFGRKPILLTGLFIFVAASFLCATSLNIRQLITWRIIQGIGAASPAAISLAICRDIYDGEKRKRALAYIGIILSVVPLTAPTIGSLFLKFADWRFIFITQAMLTSLTLLLSLGYTETLKEKLTANVFHIFGRYKSLILNRGYILANTIMGLISGPFFGFIAFSPIVYIQIFHLNTSMFGLLFALNAGMAMLGAFACTRLIKFFSDNKIITFGISGCIVSALAIVLFGRHNCYLFAAFMSIFTFCCGMTRPLSINLILSQVSSDIGSASGFIVFYTFVVGSTCMALTTAKWNNPILAFGLIAFILPLIVLIMWPVLLKIIRYQND, from the coding sequence ATGTTTAAATTAAAAACCAACAAAGAATATATTTTGTTTTTAGGCCTGTTATCGACGGTTTCGCCTCTGGCTACGGATATGTATTTGCCGGCCATACCGACGATTGCGCAGGCATGGCACATCGGCACAGACACCGCGAGTCTGTCGCTGGTGTTTTACTTTGTGTTCTTCGCCGCGTTTATGCTGGTTTTCGGCACAATGTCCGACAAATTCGGCCGAAAGCCGATACTGCTGACAGGATTATTTATTTTTGTAGCCGCAAGTTTTCTCTGCGCTACTTCGCTGAACATCCGCCAGTTAATCACATGGCGAATCATTCAGGGCATCGGTGCAGCGTCGCCTGCCGCGATATCATTGGCCATTTGCAGAGACATCTACGACGGCGAAAAAAGAAAACGCGCACTGGCATATATCGGTATCATTCTTTCAGTTGTTCCGCTGACCGCGCCGACAATCGGCAGTTTATTTCTCAAATTTGCTGACTGGCGTTTCATCTTTATTACACAGGCGATGCTTACTTCACTGACATTGCTGCTGTCTTTAGGCTACACTGAAACATTGAAGGAAAAACTCACAGCGAATGTATTCCACATTTTCGGCAGATATAAATCGCTCATTTTGAACAGAGGCTACATCCTGGCAAACACGATTATGGGGTTAATCTCCGGCCCGTTCTTCGGGTTCATCGCGTTTTCTCCGATTGTGTACATTCAAATATTCCATCTGAACACCTCGATGTTTGGTTTGCTGTTCGCTCTGAACGCCGGAATGGCAATGCTCGGCGCGTTTGCGTGTACAAGATTGATTAAGTTTTTTTCAGATAATAAAATTATCACTTTCGGAATTTCAGGCTGTATTGTTTCAGCACTGGCAATAGTTTTGTTTGGCCGGCACAATTGTTATCTTTTCGCGGCATTTATGAGTATTTTTACCTTCTGCTGCGGTATGACAAGACCGTTGAGTATAAATTTGATTTTGAGTCAGGTAAGTTCCGACATCGGCTCGGCGTCCGGCTTTATAGTTTTCTATACTTTCGTTGTCGGCTCGACGTGCATGGCCTTAACAACCGCGAAATGGAATAATCCCATTTTAGCTTTTGGCTTAATTGCGTTTATCTTACCGTTGATAGTTTTGATTATGTGGCCGGTACTTTTAAAAATCATCCGTTATCAAAATGATTAA
- a CDS encoding 4Fe-4S binding protein, with the protein MIKALIARIKQGYRTYPFPAKEPILPERFKGRPILHLDKCDTCRKCSDVCPAGAISFEKGKPVLDLGKCVFCGQCQKTCANGVIEFSKDYRLAATDRNDLLVTDKERKLAQALDKQSQRIFGRSLKLRQVSAGGCNACEADTNVLSTLVFDLGRFGVQFVASPRHADGILVTGPVTQNMKEALKKTYDAVPAPKFVIAVGACAISGGVFNGHPEVNNGVNDIKVDLYIPGCPPHPYTILDGLITFLGRR; encoded by the coding sequence ATGATAAAAGCGCTAATAGCACGAATAAAACAGGGTTATAGAACATATCCGTTCCCGGCAAAAGAACCGATTCTGCCGGAGCGTTTCAAAGGCAGACCGATTCTGCATTTGGATAAATGCGATACTTGCCGCAAGTGCAGCGATGTTTGTCCTGCCGGTGCAATTTCTTTTGAAAAAGGAAAGCCGGTTTTAGATTTAGGTAAATGCGTTTTCTGTGGTCAGTGCCAGAAAACTTGCGCAAATGGTGTCATTGAATTTTCAAAAGATTACAGACTTGCCGCCACAGACAGAAACGACTTGCTTGTAACAGACAAGGAAAGAAAACTTGCGCAGGCTCTTGATAAACAGAGCCAAAGAATCTTCGGCCGTTCGCTGAAACTTCGTCAGGTAAGTGCCGGCGGCTGCAATGCCTGTGAAGCCGATACGAATGTTTTGTCCACGCTTGTTTTCGACCTCGGCAGATTCGGCGTGCAATTTGTCGCTTCACCAAGACACGCCGATGGAATTCTCGTTACCGGCCCCGTTACGCAGAACATGAAAGAGGCGCTGAAAAAAACTTACGATGCCGTGCCCGCTCCGAAATTTGTTATCGCAGTTGGTGCGTGCGCGATTTCCGGCGGCGTATTCAACGGCCATCCGGAAGTCAATAACGGCGTTAACGATATTAAAGTAGATTTATACATTCCCGGCTGTCCGCCGCATCCATACACCATTTTAGACGGCTTAATCACGTTTCTTGGCCGCCGATAA
- a CDS encoding HEAT repeat domain-containing protein gives MAIIKKLNKQQFAEAIAKGLGRAMMHIQHYGLDDMADIVLDACIHNTTYDAQCECGKEKWLYEMFKDTSYYNKFRDAILSALEKTDEWKDVGQLCDLVIEMALDGDGLARKSLKEFVVNSAISGNDFDYMGVEEYVQIEGETEVLQLAEIYGQRLINNPEDSVPEVFTYDEEERKKYNTLLKENSYSNNKIKVFFDCIDEDCGFDSHESISEEQRAIERENRKSEFISLYNAEKIIQIAVDGSNDSQWFYNRFGRYADENELKIVFSRLLEEKDNNVRRRLLGVFRSVAMPEVHEKFFELANDKDEKFRAAIILALANCKDEKVHEFACDRIRQGKIIGWPDHLLFDFFVKNYIAGDATKIMEAILNSKADKWDVHSYGMSVIGIAEMNETKELKELLLWVYENTPCTNCRADSVACLEEIGELSREILDECAFDCSEEIRDSAKDILEKK, from the coding sequence ATGGCAATAATAAAAAAATTAAATAAACAGCAATTTGCCGAGGCCATTGCTAAAGGTCTCGGCAGAGCGATGATGCACATTCAACATTATGGTCTGGATGATATGGCAGACATCGTATTGGATGCCTGCATTCACAACACTACTTACGATGCTCAATGTGAGTGCGGCAAGGAAAAGTGGCTTTATGAAATGTTTAAGGATACATCTTATTATAATAAGTTTCGTGATGCTATTTTATCAGCATTAGAAAAAACAGATGAATGGAAAGATGTTGGCCAACTCTGTGATTTAGTTATTGAGATGGCACTTGATGGAGATGGTTTGGCCAGAAAATCATTGAAGGAATTTGTTGTCAATTCTGCCATTTCCGGGAATGATTTTGACTACATGGGAGTTGAAGAGTATGTGCAAATTGAGGGTGAAACAGAAGTTTTGCAGCTCGCTGAAATATATGGACAAAGACTTATAAATAATCCGGAAGACAGTGTGCCGGAGGTTTTTACCTATGATGAAGAAGAAAGAAAAAAATATAATACTTTGTTAAAAGAAAACTCATATTCGAATAATAAAATAAAGGTTTTCTTCGATTGTATTGATGAAGATTGCGGTTTTGATTCACATGAAAGTATTTCAGAAGAACAAAGGGCTATTGAACGAGAAAACCGGAAAAGTGAATTTATTTCATTATATAACGCAGAAAAGATAATCCAAATAGCGGTGGATGGCTCTAATGATTCGCAATGGTTTTATAATAGATTTGGACGGTATGCGGACGAAAATGAATTAAAAATAGTTTTTTCACGGCTACTTGAAGAAAAAGATAATAATGTGCGAAGGCGGCTTTTGGGGGTGTTTAGAAGTGTCGCAATGCCAGAAGTACATGAGAAATTTTTTGAGTTGGCAAACGATAAAGATGAAAAATTCAGAGCGGCTATTATACTTGCTCTTGCAAATTGTAAAGATGAGAAAGTTCATGAATTTGCGTGTGATAGAATAAGACAAGGTAAAATTATAGGTTGGCCGGATCATTTACTATTTGATTTCTTTGTAAAAAATTATATTGCAGGAGATGCCACAAAAATTATGGAGGCTATTTTAAATTCTAAAGCTGATAAATGGGATGTTCATTCATATGGTATGAGCGTGATTGGAATAGCGGAAATGAATGAAACCAAAGAGTTGAAAGAACTGCTTTTATGGGTGTATGAAAATACGCCTTGTACTAATTGTCGGGCTGACAGTGTTGCGTGTTTGGAGGAAATTGGAGAATTAAGCAGAGAGATACTGGACGAATGTGCATTTGATTGTTCCGAAGAAATAAGGGATTCTGCAAAAGACATTCTTGAGAAAAAGTGA
- a CDS encoding DUF5009 domain-containing protein, whose protein sequence is MTDRQLAGGKQNVSSERLASLDILRGFDMFWIVGGGTFLLNLINYLGWSWLEPVKENLEHVDWFGFHAWDLIFPLFIFISGVTMPFSFEKYLASQQKGKLYFRVIRRAVILIVLGLLYNNLLKTLDFANLRYLSVLGLIGMAYLWASIVVINFKPFGQAICGAVILLIYYVLMNFVTVPGFDAVDLTNAGGNFASYIDRLIVPGKLIYGATDPEGILMSIPASALAIAGALAGALLKKQNIKQYRKCLYIVIAGLICLGIGRLWGAHFPMIKKLWTSSFVVYAIGWALLLTALFYLVVDIWKIRKIFFPFMLIGVNPITIYLCANKIISFQDMAEFFFGGFIRISSDPLKPVILWAGILVCEFAFLYILYRKKIFLKV, encoded by the coding sequence ATGACTGATAGACAATTGGCAGGAGGTAAACAAAACGTTTCTTCTGAAAGACTCGCGTCGCTTGACATCCTCCGCGGCTTTGATATGTTTTGGATTGTCGGCGGCGGTACATTTCTTCTTAATCTCATTAATTATCTTGGTTGGTCTTGGCTTGAGCCGGTCAAAGAAAACCTTGAGCACGTCGATTGGTTTGGTTTTCACGCGTGGGATTTGATTTTCCCGCTTTTCATTTTCATTTCAGGCGTAACAATGCCGTTTTCATTTGAAAAATATTTAGCTTCACAGCAAAAAGGCAAACTTTACTTCAGAGTAATTAGACGAGCGGTAATTTTAATTGTGCTCGGCTTGCTTTATAACAACCTTTTAAAAACGCTCGATTTTGCGAATCTGCGATATTTAAGCGTGCTTGGGCTTATCGGTATGGCGTATTTATGGGCGTCGATTGTTGTAATAAACTTCAAACCATTCGGTCAGGCGATTTGTGGGGCAGTCATTCTGCTGATTTATTATGTTTTAATGAATTTTGTAACAGTGCCTGGTTTTGATGCGGTTGATTTAACAAACGCCGGCGGCAATTTCGCGTCTTATATCGACAGGCTCATCGTTCCCGGCAAACTTATCTACGGTGCGACTGACCCTGAAGGAATTTTGATGTCTATTCCCGCTTCTGCGCTTGCGATTGCGGGTGCGTTGGCCGGTGCGTTGTTAAAAAAACAGAATATTAAACAATATCGTAAATGTTTATACATCGTGATTGCCGGATTAATTTGTTTAGGTATCGGAAGATTATGGGGGGCGCATTTTCCGATGATCAAAAAGCTCTGGACAAGCTCATTTGTTGTTTATGCAATCGGCTGGGCATTACTGCTGACCGCTTTGTTTTATCTTGTGGTAGATATCTGGAAAATCAGGAAAATATTTTTTCCGTTTATGCTGATAGGGGTAAATCCGATTACGATTTATTTGTGCGCTAATAAAATAATCAGCTTTCAAGATATGGCCGAATTTTTCTTCGGTGGCTTTATCAGGATTTCAAGCGACCCCTTAAAACCTGTAATTCTCTGGGCAGGGATATTGGTCTGCGAATTTGCATTTCTTTATATCCTTTACCGAAAGAAAATTTTCCTTAAAGTGTAA